One region of Juglans microcarpa x Juglans regia isolate MS1-56 chromosome 7S, Jm3101_v1.0, whole genome shotgun sequence genomic DNA includes:
- the LOC121240737 gene encoding uncharacterized protein At2g27730, mitochondrial, with protein MAMRMAARFVSRRFSSGGKILSEEEKAAENVYIKKLEQEKLEKLARKGPKPEEKPATSSGGGSVTDAKPTSSSSSSTSGVSNDKYRNYAVLAGTITILASVGWYLKGSEKKPEVQD; from the exons ATGGCGATGAGGATGGCTGCAAGATTTGTATCTCGGAGGTTCTCAAGTGGTGGAAAAATTCTTAGCGAGGAGGAAAAAGCTGCAGAAAATGTTTACATTAAG AAACTTGAGCAAGAGAAGCTGGAAAAGCTTGCCAGGAAG GGCCCAAAACCAGAAGAAAAACCTGCCACAAGTTCAGGAGGAGGATCAGTCACTGATGCCAAACCTACCagctcttcctcatcctcaacATCTGGAGTATCAAATGACAAGTACCGGAACTATGCAGTTTTAGCTGGAACTATCACTATTCTTGCTTCTGTTGGATGGTACCTCAAAGGTAGTGAAAAGAAGCCCGAAGTCCAGGACTGA